TCACAATGACATGAGCAGAGCAAGTTTCCAAGGAATTCCAAATACTTGTTGGATTGCATTTGAAAAGGTGTTTTAGCACAAAACAAATACTCCAGGCACTATATAAATGCTTAACACCAGCCATATGATAAACAAGAAATCTCAGGTAGGTAACATTTGAGActgccttttttgttttcctaCACACGTCCTCTCTCCTGTCCCCTTTCcttcagttttatattttttacttgTGGAGGGAAATAAGGTAAGTTTCAtacaattttatttcttattaaagTAATAAACTCACCTATAAAAGCTGGATCTCTGTAAGGCAACCAACTACCTCATATACATCTACCTTTAGTAAACATTACAAATTTATCTGAAAGTTCATGAAAAATTGGGAGTTGAATCTGGACTCAAGGAAATAAAAGAAGTGTCACTAAAAAGCATATTACATTTTCCTATCTTTATTAAGTTTTCAGGTTTGATATAGTCTATGCCCACGACACTCATGTTTCTCAGAAGCACTATGCTGGGAATTCTCCTTATCTGCATTCTCTGGACAGAGACTATCATGGCTGGATCTAGTTTTTTAAGTCCTGAATATCAAAACACACAGGTAAAATTAGGTATATTTTGCTCTTCTTCCCTAGCTACTTCttgagacaaaatatttttttataatattCAGAAAAACTTAACAGACTGCCTCAACTTAAGAAGGTACAAGTTCTGCCAGAGGAGAGGTTTATCCCAATTCCTAGATGAATAATGTAAACCAACAGGGCTGCATCCACAGTAGGAAAATTAGGATCCACAATTCTGTAGTGGTGGCAACAAAGGGGGATGATGTAACGTAAACAAGACTTTGATGACTTTACCACTGTTGTCTGCTTACAGTAAGGTAAGAAAACAGCATAGACAAAaaaccctgtctacactacagctttcACCTAATGAAGCTGCCCATATGGTGAATTATGGGCTCTAATTTTCctattgtagacaaggcctaactgtTTATCTATGGATAGAGTATTTGCACTTTGTTTTGGTTACTTTCCAGCAACGAAAGGATCCAAAAAAGCATACAAAGTTAAACCGCCGGGCTGCAGAAGGATTTTTGGATGTAGATGCAAGGCAGGCAGAAGGAGACAACAATGAAATAGAGATTAAGGTTTGTATTTTAAGAGGGTTTGTTTTGTATATGCCCATATAATACAAAATGTAATAGATTGTGATACTCAAAGGTGGTACAAATCAAAACTATACTGCTAACTGCTTCTCAAATCAGATATAAAATTCACTTGAAAATGGTAACCATagctaatctttaaaaaaaactctaaagCAGTTTAAAATTTATTGCAACTGGTCAAACTGCAACCTCCTAGTGAAGATTTACTTCCATTTCAAGATACATGTGCAATGAAATTTCACTTTGTAGATTTCCTTCAGTAATCTCAGACTTTGCTGTACTGTTTTGTTTACAATAGCTATACACAGGGTAATTGCTGTTCCTCCTGTATATAGTTATTTCAATCATAAGTCAAGCGAGTGCTTAGCGGGAACAAGTTTTCCTCGTTTTCAAGAAAGCTTAGCTAACACTGTTCCCATCAATGTTATCAGTCTGCAAAGCCTGTTCACCCAACAGCAGAAAAGAACTAAACTCTCTTTAAGGAAACTGTTCACTGAGCTCTTCTGGTTTGCTGTTTTCATTAGCTTAATGTTCCCTTTGAAACTGGTGTCAAGATAACAGAAGAGCAGTACCAGGAGTATGGACAAGTTCTGGAGAAGATCCTAGAGGACATTCTTGCAGAGGACACTAAAAGGTACgtctccctcccacatcccaactcctCTGTGCAGGACAGGTGGGTGGAGTGTTCCAGCAAAAGTTCTTGGAAGTAAAGGGTATTATCTAACTTAATATACAAATCATTAGGCCAAGATTTCAAGAGCCACTTTGGATGTCCAACATGACACTCtgtaaagggacctgattttcaggttAGGCAAATAAAACACTGAGGGATCCTATTTGAGAATCCAAAAACAGAAGCACCTAACATCATggattacttttgaaaatctcagcatttTTTCTGCCTCCCACAAGCCAACACCTTCATCTCTCTGGCAGTGAAAGACCAAAAcaagggtggataaaaatcaatgattaaaaaaaaaaatcagattttatttaaatcatatttttataaaatgctttttgaggaaacacctatctaaagatagttttaattaacatacattatagctcaaagatatctcatgatggaatagggattataaattctaattctatagtatgaggcAATATATTAATATAATGTTTATGaacagttttgtaaatgagttccaatagttcatggattagggacccaatctgatggggttccacaggcttctgtatagattatttagattaatctttctagctacccaatgggactcagtgctcagtctagaagataccatcagagatgcttagttttgcagttctcaaactgtgaatttGTGTcgccagagataacatgcttgttaacagcaaaaatgtttttaaataatatatagaggtgagaaacaagagacctcaactctattgtccctctgcaaatttgtgtacacagagtcaatcccttacctctaagtgagaagtttcaaaaagttcaacaaatagaagattgttgggggtgggatTGATCTGGACAAGAAGTAGTTTGGAGATAAATCtgagaagcgagggacatatgCATAATTTGTTAAAATAcaatgtttgctgttgaagaaaaaaatccaggatatttaatgttgttgttttagttaaataaaacaatttaaatgtctgtctagtgatgttcTCCTCCCAATACAGCATGGTAAGGAAATCCTCCAAATACTAATAATttacctgttgaactggagatagttcacctcccaatgaattcataaatatctgcttcaattacctttggtaaaagAAAAAACCAGACaaccattcattttctgatatagctatagaactaatctgaaaagttttcaaaataaatcattgtttaaaaatgtatagtgtgtaccttctaaaaatgaaacctatatctatctctgagttgttgGTCATTATAACCTTAACACATATTATTCACAAGAATGTAGTAAACCATGATTAAATctagtcttcctgactagtgatttaaatcaaatccatcctgaCCAAAACTATGCATTAGCAgtgaaaagcaaagaaaactcATTTTAGATACCACAGATACTATTTTGCTGTCTCTCCATTCCACTGTATCAAGACCAAGTCTCTTATCCTCACCTTTAAGGCCCTGGTACTTCTGCTCTTCTATTGTGTTGGCCCTTCGCCCTCTCTCAGCAATGCCAGTTTTGATAGTCTGATTGTTCATTCCCTCTACAAATTTCTTTGTGCTTTTTTCTGCCTGGCTCCTTAAGCTTGAACGGATGGATCTGCATGGCCACTTATTCTGTCCTCCTTCTAATCCCTTCTCAAGCCTCACTTCTTCCAGGCCTCTTAAAAGAAGTCAGACACTTTAATTATCTAATAGCAGCAAGTATGCATAGAACTGTATGTATATCTTCCTCTTCCCTACTTTTCACATGCTGCTTAGTAACACACAAACTTTTTTGACGGGGACTACATCAACAGGACCTTGATCTTGGTTAGGCCTCCGGGAACTACTTAATTTTTCCAttagtttttaatatttacattttacacATGAATTACATGCCCAGCAAAACAGACCTAGGACAAATAGATACTTAAATTTGTGGTGACCTTTTATTCACTACTCAGAGTGCATTCACCTGCAAAAATCCAGCacacctcattttttttttttggaatattaacatttttagacatCTGGTCTGTTAAATGAGTAATCAGAGATTTCACCCAATAAAATCTCTAGAAACTACAACACAGATGTTATGAATCTCACTCTAATATGGTAATATTCTGTTAGAGAGATGTGATCTCTGTATTCTTGTATATTTGTCAATAAcatcaaatgttttgtttctgaaatttacatggcaaggattttTAAACCTGTTAATAatacttaaaaaattaaaagtaaaacaaaacaaaggaaaaactaaaATCTCTACCCTCTTCCCTTTCAGAAACCCAAAATTGGCATGAGTTGAAACATGAAGATGTTACAAACTGATTAGAGTACAACAAAGTTCCACTCATGGGCTTGGATTGCTTTAAATCTTGCTTTACATTGT
This genomic window from Chelonoidis abingdonii isolate Lonesome George chromosome 17, CheloAbing_2.0, whole genome shotgun sequence contains:
- the GHRL gene encoding appetite-regulating hormone, whose product is MPTTLMFLRSTMLGILLICILWTETIMAGSSFLSPEYQNTQQRKDPKKHTKLNRRAAEGFLDVDARQAEGDNNEIEIKLNVPFETGVKITEEQYQEYGQVLEKILEDILAEDTKRYVSLPHPNSSVQDRWVECSSKSSWK